Proteins encoded together in one Osmerus eperlanus chromosome 20, fOsmEpe2.1, whole genome shotgun sequence window:
- the rpl30 gene encoding 60S ribosomal protein L30, which translates to MVAAKKTKKSLESINSRLQLVMKSGKYVLGYKQSQKMIRQGKAKLVILANNCPALRKSEIEYYAMLAKTGVHHYSGNNIELGTACGKYFRVCTLAIIDPGDSDIIRSMPDQQQGEK; encoded by the exons AAAAAGTCCCTTGAGTCCATCAACTCCCGTCTCCAGTTGGTGATGAAAAGTGGGAAGTACGTGTTGGGATACAAACAGTCCCAGAAAATGATCCGCCAGGGCAAAGCGAAGCTGGTCATCCTGGCCAACAACTGCCCTGCTCTCAG GAAATCTGAGATTGAGTACTACGCCATGTTGGCCAAGACTGGTGTCCACCACTACAGTGGCAACAACATTGAGCTTGGCACAGCTTGCGGCAAATACTTCAGGGTGTGCACACTGGCCATCATTGACCCTG gtGATTCAGACATCATCAGGAGTATGCCAGATCAGCAGCAGGGGGAGAAGTAG